The nucleotide window GCCTTGCGGGCCTGCTCGCTCTTGGTGCCCATGACCACGGAGATCAGGCGCATGCCGTCCTTGACCGCGGAGGCCACCAGGGAATAGCCGGCCTGGCTGGTGTGGCCGGTCTTGATGCCGTCCACTTCCATGGATCTGTCCAGCAGCAGGGCGTTGCGGTTGTACTGCTTGATGCCGTTGTAGGTGAAGGTCTGCTCGGAATAGAGCTTGTACTCCTCGGGCACGTCGCGGATCAGCGCCGCCCCCAGGGTGGCCATGTCACGGGCGGTGGTGAAATGGGTCTGGGAGTGCAGGCCGTGGGAGTTCTCGAACTGGGTGTCGAGCATGCCCAGGCGCTTGGCCTCGGCGTTCATCAGGTCGGCAAAGGCGCTCTCGGTGCCGGCGATGTGCTCGGCCATGGCCACGCAGGCGTCGTTGCCGGACTGGATGATGATGCCGCGGTTGAGGTCGCCGACGCTCACCTCTGTGCCCACCTCGATGAACATCTTCGAGGAGTCGGGGAAGTTCTTGGCCCAGGCCTTTTCGGACACCAGCACCTTGTCGTCGTTGCTGAGGTTACCGGCCTGGATCTCCTTGCCGATGATGTAGCTGGTCATCATCTTGGTCAGGGAGGCCGGGGGCAGGCGGTCGTCGGCATTGCCTTCGGCCAGCACCTTGCCGGTCTGGTAATCCACCAGGAAGTAGGCCTTGGCGCCTACCTCGGGCACCTGGGGGGTGATCCGTGCCGCATGGGCACAGAGGGAGGTGGCCATCAGGCCGACGGCAGCGAGTGAAGCAATGGCGTTTCGCATGGATCTTCAGTCTTTATCTTTCAAATCAAACAATATGATGCGTGCTCGGGGCCCGATTCTCAAGGCATCCCGTTACGGCGTCACTCCTTGGGTGCCCTGTAGACCTTGAACGGCTGTGGCACGTCCAGGTCTTTGAGCCGTTCAATCAGGGCCTCGGCATGGAGCTCGTCCCGGGCCGGGCCCAGCCGTACCTTGTACAGGCCCGGGGTCATGGCGATCTGGTAGCCGGTGCCCAGCAGGCCGGCAAGGCGCCTGGCCATGGCGTTGGCCCTGTCCTGGTCGCCGGTGGCGGCCACCTGCACGAAGATCTGTTTCTGCTCGCCCTTGAGCGGGGTCAGCACCGAGGCTTGTGTATCCGGCATCACCACCTCGATACGTACCGGCGCCGTGCCCGCCTTGAGCATGTCCAGCTTGTAGGCGGCGGCGTAGGAGAGATCGATGATGCGCCCCGGGTGGAAGGGGCCGCGATCGTTGACCCGCACCACCACCGTCTTCTGGTTGTTGAGGTTGGTGACCTTCACGTAGGAGGGCAGGGGCAGGGTCTTGTGGGCCCCGGACATGGCGTACATGTCGTAGGTCTCGCCGTTGGAGGTGGTGTGGCCGTGGAACTTGGTGCCGTACCAGGAGGCATGGCCCTGCTCGACGAAACCCTCGGCCTGCTTGAGCACCCGGTAGTGCTTGCCGCGCAGTTGATAGTCCCGGTTGCCCTGGGCGCTGTAGGGCTCGGCCCTGATCGGCACGTCCTGGACCTCGCCCAGCTCCGGGGGGCTGTCCGGGTAGGCGTCCACGGCCTGGCTGTAACGGCCGGCGTTGGGATCGTCCTCGGTGGGCACCGGCTTGGCGATGTCCTGGGACGGCGGGGCACTTTGACAACCGGCCAGGATCAGCAGCAACGGCGGCAGCGCCTTACGCATCGGCGCGCTCCTGTTTCAGCCACTGGGCCAGCTCCCACACCGCCCGGGCGTAGAGGGGCGATCTGTTGTAGCGGGTGATCACGTAGAAGTTGTGGAAGCCGATCTGGTAGTCGCTGCCCTCGGCCTGCTCGAAGGCGAACAGCTTGGCCGGGGTGGCGTCATCGGTGGCGATTCCCGGCACCAGGCCCAGAGCCTTGAGCTGGCCCAGGGTGCTGTCCAGTTCCAGGCCGGGCTCGGCGGCGACGGCCCTGGGATTGTCGGCCCTGGCCAGCACCGGCTCGTGCAGGCGCCAGCCGTGCCGGTGGAAGTAATTGGCCACGGAGCCGATGGCGTCCTGGGGGCTTGCGAACAGATCGCGCTTGCCGTCGCCGTCATAGTCCAGGGCGAAATGGCGGTAGCTGGAGGGGATGAACTGGCCCATGCCCATGGCGCCGGCGTAGGAGCCCTTGGGACTGTGCTGCCAGCCTTCCTCGCCCTTGAGCCTGAGGTACTGGCCCAGCTCTTTGAAGAAGAAATCGGCCCGGGGCGGGTAGTGGAAGCCCAGGGTATAGAGGGCCTCCTTGACGTGGTAGACGCCCATGTGGCGGCCGAAATAGGTCTCGACGCCGATGATGGCCACGATCACCTCGGCCGGCACCTGGAATTCGGCTTCGGCCCTGGCCAGGGTGTCGGCGTGCTCGCGCCAGAAGGCCAGGCCGGCATCGAGCCGGGCCTGGGTCAGGAAGATGGGCCGATACTGGTGCCAGGGCTTGGCCTCCCAGGGGGTGGCGATGGCGTCGAGGATCTTCTGGTTGGGCTCGAGGCCGGCCAGCTCCTGGCGTACCTCCTGTGCGCTCAGGCCGGCCAGCTCGGCCAGCTCGGCTATCTTGGTGTCGTTCGCCTGGGCGGCGCTGGTCAGCATTGTCAGGCTTAAAAGCAGGGCCTTCACTGGACCTCCTAGGTGCTCAGCATGCGTTTATGGGTATGGATCGACATCAGTACGCCGAAGCCGGCCATCAGGGTCAACATGGAGGTGCCGCCGTAGGACACCAGCGGCAGGGGCACCCCCACCACCGGCAGCATGCCGGACACCATGCCGATGTTCACGAAAACATAGATGAAGAAGGTCAGGATAATGGAGCCACCTAACAGCCGGCTGAACGCGGTTTGGGCCTGGGTGGCCATGTACAGGCCGCGGGTGACCACGGCCAGGTAAAGCAGCAGCAGGCAGACGACGCCCACCAGGCCGAATTCCTCGCTGAACACCGAGAAGATGAAGTCGGTGTGGCGCTCGGGCAGGAACTCCAGCTGGGACTGGGTTCCCTGCAGCCAGCCCTTGCCCCAGAGGCCGCCCGAGCCGATGGCGATCTTGGACTGGATGATGTGGTAGCCCGAGCCCAGGGGATCGCTCTCCGGGTTGAGGAAGGTGAGTACCCGCTGGCGCTGGTAGTCGTGCATCAGGAAGTACCAGAGGATGGGCACGAAGGCGCCGATGGCGATCAGGGCCGCCCCCACCAGGCGCCAGCTCATGCCGGCCAGGAACAGCACGAAGATGCCGGAGCAGGCGATCAGCAGCGAGGTGCCCAGATCCGGCTGCTTGGCGATCAGCAGGGTCGGCGCCAGCACCAGGGCCAGGCCGATCAGCAGCCGGCCCAGCCTGGGCGGCAGCGGCTGGCTGGCGATGTACCAGGCCACCATCATGGGCACGGCCAGCTTCATGATTTCCGAGGGCTGGAACTTGATCACCCCCAGATCCAGCCAGCGCTGGGCGCCCTTGCCCACATGGCCTACCAGCAGCACCGCCACCAGCATGGCGATGCCGGCCCCGAACAGGGGCACGGCCCAGCGCCGGAACACCTCCGGCGGGATCTGGGCCACGAACAGCATCACCCCCAGGGACAGGCCCCAGCGGATCACCTGGCGCTCGACCATGGCCATCTCCTGGCCGGAGGCGGAATAGACCACGGCCAGGCTGAGGCCCATCAGGCACAGCAGCAGCGCCAGCATCCAGCCGTCCAGATGCAGTCGGGCCAGGATACCGGGTTTCTTGGCCAGGTCGCTCATTAGGGCTTGCTCCTTGATGGCAGCCAGCTGCTGTCAAAATGAAGGCGGGCCAGCCGCCCGGGTTTCTTGGTCAGATCACTCATGACTGCCTTCTCCGCCTTGGTTGCCGTCGTCGACCAGGTAGGCGTCCATCATCTCCCGGGCCAGGGGGGCGGCACGCTTGCTGCCGCCGCCGATGACGTTCTCCAATGCCACCGACACCACTATCTGGGGGTCCTCGAAGGGGGCGAAGCCCACGTACATGGCGTTGTCCCGCAGGTGTTCGGCCACCTTCTCGGCCTCGTACTTGGCGTCCTGGGCGATGCCGGCCACCTGGGCGGTGCCGGTCTTGCCCGCCGAGCTGTAGGGGGCGTCCTTGAAGGCCTTGTAGCCGGAGCCGGTGATATGGCTGTTGGTCCTGTGCATGGCGTCCAGCACGTCCTGCCAGTACACGGGGTTGTCCAGGACTATGGCG belongs to Gallaecimonas sp. GXIMD4217 and includes:
- a CDS encoding serine hydrolase, translated to MRNAIASLAAVGLMATSLCAHAARITPQVPEVGAKAYFLVDYQTGKVLAEGNADDRLPPASLTKMMTSYIIGKEIQAGNLSNDDKVLVSEKAWAKNFPDSSKMFIEVGTEVSVGDLNRGIIIQSGNDACVAMAEHIAGTESAFADLMNAEAKRLGMLDTQFENSHGLHSQTHFTTARDMATLGAALIRDVPEEYKLYSEQTFTYNGIKQYNRNALLLDRSMEVDGIKTGHTSQAGYSLVASAVKDGMRLISVVMGTKSEQARKAESKKLLNWGFRFFETVTPFQAGEEFASQRIYMGNVEEVKLGILTDTPVTIPRGAAKDLKADFQLDRELKAPLAKGERVGTLHLKLDGEDIAEYPLVALHEVQEGGWFSRLVDYLTLLVKGWLG
- a CDS encoding septal ring lytic transglycosylase RlpA family protein, giving the protein MRKALPPLLLILAGCQSAPPSQDIAKPVPTEDDPNAGRYSQAVDAYPDSPPELGEVQDVPIRAEPYSAQGNRDYQLRGKHYRVLKQAEGFVEQGHASWYGTKFHGHTTSNGETYDMYAMSGAHKTLPLPSYVKVTNLNNQKTVVVRVNDRGPFHPGRIIDLSYAAAYKLDMLKAGTAPVRIEVVMPDTQASVLTPLKGEQKQIFVQVAATGDQDRANAMARRLAGLLGTGYQIAMTPGLYKVRLGPARDELHAEALIERLKDLDVPQPFKVYRAPKE
- the mltB gene encoding lytic murein transglycosylase B is translated as MKALLLSLTMLTSAAQANDTKIAELAELAGLSAQEVRQELAGLEPNQKILDAIATPWEAKPWHQYRPIFLTQARLDAGLAFWREHADTLARAEAEFQVPAEVIVAIIGVETYFGRHMGVYHVKEALYTLGFHYPPRADFFFKELGQYLRLKGEEGWQHSPKGSYAGAMGMGQFIPSSYRHFALDYDGDGKRDLFASPQDAIGSVANYFHRHGWRLHEPVLARADNPRAVAAEPGLELDSTLGQLKALGLVPGIATDDATPAKLFAFEQAEGSDYQIGFHNFYVITRYNRSPLYARAVWELAQWLKQERADA
- the rodA gene encoding rod shape-determining protein RodA; translation: MSDLAKKPGILARLHLDGWMLALLLCLMGLSLAVVYSASGQEMAMVERQVIRWGLSLGVMLFVAQIPPEVFRRWAVPLFGAGIAMLVAVLLVGHVGKGAQRWLDLGVIKFQPSEIMKLAVPMMVAWYIASQPLPPRLGRLLIGLALVLAPTLLIAKQPDLGTSLLIACSGIFVLFLAGMSWRLVGAALIAIGAFVPILWYFLMHDYQRQRVLTFLNPESDPLGSGYHIIQSKIAIGSGGLWGKGWLQGTQSQLEFLPERHTDFIFSVFSEEFGLVGVVCLLLLYLAVVTRGLYMATQAQTAFSRLLGGSIILTFFIYVFVNIGMVSGMLPVVGVPLPLVSYGGTSMLTLMAGFGVLMSIHTHKRMLST